A single genomic interval of Burkholderia sp. HI2500 harbors:
- the ilvA gene encoding threonine ammonia-lyase, biosynthetic, producing the protein MHAEFNYLTGILNAPVYDVAVKTPLECLSRLSERFGSRVLLKREDMQPSFSFKVRGAYTLMARLSSDALARGVVTASAGNHAQGVALAAHTLGCKASVFMPHTTPAIKVQAVKRYGAEVVLCGDNFDDACDAALSCANDRKRTFVPPFDHPHVIAGQGTVGMEILQQTTQLDAIFVPIGGGGLAAGICAYVKRVKPQIRIFGVEPNDADSMSQALAGGAPVRLAHVGRFCDGVAVRQVGAHSFALCKQYLDGIVLVNNDEVCAAIKDVFVDTRSILEPSGALALAGLKAWQQREQLQGATLVAIASGANMNFDQLRYIAERSTIGEHREVRLAVSIAERPGSFRALIEQLGERVVTAFDYRRTAGREAQVFVGVQTPGAEDAQSIIHDLETAGYRATDLGGSTLWKTYGHQLVGADAWHLEQEKLFQVMFPERRGALLEFLLTLDDAWDISLFHYRNEGFDYGRVLIGIRCDRADSSRLTRALEATNFEFSEQTDARPYLASLHHPEY; encoded by the coding sequence ATGCATGCAGAATTCAACTATCTGACCGGTATTTTGAACGCACCTGTCTACGACGTCGCGGTCAAGACGCCGCTCGAATGCCTGTCCCGGCTTTCCGAGCGTTTCGGCAGTCGTGTGTTGCTCAAGCGCGAGGACATGCAGCCGAGTTTCAGCTTCAAGGTGCGGGGTGCCTACACGCTGATGGCACGGCTGTCGAGCGACGCGCTCGCGCGCGGGGTGGTGACCGCTTCGGCCGGCAATCACGCGCAAGGCGTGGCGCTCGCGGCGCACACGCTGGGCTGCAAGGCCAGCGTGTTCATGCCTCACACGACGCCTGCAATCAAGGTGCAGGCCGTGAAGCGCTACGGTGCCGAGGTGGTGCTGTGCGGTGACAATTTCGACGACGCGTGCGATGCCGCGCTGTCCTGCGCGAACGATCGAAAGCGTACTTTCGTGCCACCGTTCGACCATCCTCATGTGATTGCGGGGCAGGGCACCGTCGGGATGGAGATTCTGCAGCAGACGACCCAGCTCGATGCGATTTTCGTGCCGATCGGCGGCGGAGGGCTGGCTGCCGGCATTTGCGCGTACGTCAAGCGCGTGAAGCCGCAGATCAGGATTTTCGGCGTGGAGCCGAACGATGCCGACAGCATGAGTCAGGCGCTCGCCGGCGGCGCGCCGGTGCGGCTCGCACACGTCGGTCGCTTTTGCGACGGTGTGGCGGTACGCCAGGTCGGGGCGCACAGTTTCGCGTTGTGCAAGCAGTATCTGGACGGCATCGTGCTGGTGAACAACGACGAAGTCTGCGCGGCGATCAAGGACGTCTTCGTCGATACCCGCTCGATTCTCGAACCGTCGGGCGCACTGGCGCTCGCCGGATTGAAGGCCTGGCAGCAGCGCGAACAGCTGCAGGGGGCGACGCTGGTTGCGATTGCGTCCGGGGCCAACATGAATTTCGATCAGCTACGCTATATCGCCGAGCGCTCGACGATCGGTGAACACCGGGAGGTGCGTCTTGCCGTATCGATCGCCGAGCGTCCCGGGAGTTTTCGCGCACTCATCGAGCAGCTCGGCGAGCGTGTCGTGACGGCATTCGACTACCGCCGCACGGCCGGACGCGAAGCGCAGGTTTTTGTGGGGGTGCAGACGCCGGGTGCCGAGGACGCGCAAAGCATCATTCACGACCTGGAAACGGCTGGCTACCGGGCCACGGATCTTGGCGGCAGTACGTTGTGGAAGACGTATGGCCATCAGCTCGTCGGCGCGGACGCATGGCATCTCGAGCAGGAAAAGCTCTTTCAGGTGATGTTTCCGGAGCGCCGCGGCGCGTTGCTGGAGTTCCTGCTGACACTCGACGATGCGTGGGATATCAGCCTGTTCCACTATCGTAACGAAGGGTTCGACTACGGGCGGGTGCTGATCGGGATTCGATGCGATCGCGCCGATTCGTCCCGGCTGACCCGTGCGCTGGAAGCGACGAATTTCGAGTTCAGCGAACAGACCGATGCGCGGCCGTATCTGGCATCGCTTCATCATCCGGAATACTGA
- a CDS encoding LysE family translocator, translating to MCFYAVLVLVVPGPTNTLLFSSGISVGLARTLPLVLAEAAGYVIAISVWGFSLLTFAAAHPHVLTVIKVACSSYLLLLAVNMWTQGRMEEDKRAKAVTWRNLFVATLLNPKAFLLASTAFPLQAFHDAGNGVVAFGAFLLVLVPIGTGWASLGRVTSVLASGPRHITTLLRSASMLLVLFSGTLLYSLVK from the coding sequence ATGTGTTTTTACGCGGTTCTGGTGCTGGTTGTCCCGGGGCCGACCAACACGTTGCTGTTTTCATCGGGCATCAGTGTCGGCCTGGCGCGAACGCTGCCGCTCGTGCTGGCCGAGGCGGCAGGCTATGTCATCGCCATCTCCGTGTGGGGATTTTCGCTACTGACGTTCGCCGCGGCGCATCCTCACGTCCTGACCGTGATCAAGGTCGCATGTTCGTCGTACCTGCTGTTGCTGGCGGTCAACATGTGGACGCAGGGCCGGATGGAAGAGGACAAACGCGCGAAGGCCGTGACGTGGCGGAACCTGTTCGTCGCCACGCTGTTGAATCCGAAGGCCTTTCTGCTGGCCAGCACGGCGTTTCCATTGCAGGCGTTTCATGATGCCGGCAACGGGGTCGTGGCATTCGGTGCGTTTCTGCTGGTGCTCGTGCCCATCGGGACGGGCTGGGCCAGCCTGGGGCGCGTGACGAGCGTCCTGGCATCCGGGCCGCGGCATATTACGACGCTGCTTCGTTCTGCGTCGATGCTGCTGGTGTTGTTTTCCGGAACCCTGCTGTATTCACTCGTCAAATGA
- a CDS encoding flagellar hook-length control protein FliK, translating into MTESVSSPRSRSNRSSARSRPRSAAAAGSTSARATVRSGNAPAGDASRDERTLDLFGDPVLEPGERVPAAARDEAGAQAEAAVDVADDVASGRQAALDGFSAPDGLAAAGHVEAAEGAVTPEVATVTHGVSSPEGGGDANVDVVPASGAAAMTAVDIPLADGVATKAADMPAGDGAATVATKLQATDGVEAKSTGSQAADGEVEKAVVVAAAAAVKSREGRSSGDAAKERRASSGGKRRTAAGASEATTEQSAPVVSSVGMVPEAAGASPVTTVEPQTSAHLARPVIAANTANTANTAKAHDAVSGVDATVSPVTQPLASAASFVTKPSAERTQPAAPAFDPDTHLRPLTDRMAALQADVDGLTRTADREMRRVNRLLLALAVVVLAGLVALVMQTRQIAHLKQDVATKQQRIDRLAADLSTQQATLMTLEEHHEALLSQVDRLQRNANREAAVAKRARRTR; encoded by the coding sequence GTGACCGAATCCGTTTCCTCGCCTCGCTCCCGTTCCAATCGTTCGTCGGCCCGTTCGCGCCCGCGCTCGGCTGCTGCCGCGGGCAGTACGTCCGCGAGGGCGACGGTGCGGTCCGGCAATGCGCCGGCCGGCGACGCGTCGCGAGACGAACGGACGCTCGACCTGTTCGGCGATCCGGTGCTCGAGCCGGGCGAGCGCGTGCCGGCTGCGGCGCGTGACGAAGCGGGCGCGCAAGCCGAGGCGGCAGTCGATGTCGCGGACGATGTGGCGTCCGGGCGGCAGGCTGCGCTGGACGGGTTCAGTGCGCCGGATGGGCTGGCCGCGGCAGGACATGTGGAAGCAGCGGAAGGTGCAGTGACGCCTGAAGTCGCGACGGTAACGCATGGCGTTTCGTCGCCTGAAGGTGGTGGTGACGCAAACGTTGACGTCGTGCCGGCTTCTGGCGCGGCTGCGATGACGGCGGTCGATATTCCCCTGGCCGATGGCGTTGCAACGAAAGCCGCCGACATGCCTGCGGGCGATGGCGCCGCAACGGTGGCGACCAAGCTGCAAGCAACCGATGGTGTTGAGGCGAAGTCGACCGGATCTCAAGCGGCTGATGGTGAAGTCGAGAAGGCTGTTGTTGTTGCTGCTGCCGCCGCCGTTAAATCCCGCGAAGGGCGATCCTCCGGTGACGCCGCGAAGGAACGCCGTGCGTCGTCGGGCGGCAAACGCCGGACGGCTGCCGGTGCAAGCGAAGCGACAACGGAGCAATCCGCGCCGGTCGTGTCGAGCGTTGGCATGGTGCCGGAGGCGGCCGGGGCGAGCCCGGTGACGACGGTCGAGCCGCAGACGTCGGCGCATCTGGCCAGGCCGGTGATTGCCGCGAACACGGCCAACACGGCAAACACCGCGAAGGCCCATGACGCCGTGTCGGGGGTCGACGCCACCGTATCCCCCGTTACGCAGCCGCTGGCTTCCGCTGCCTCCTTTGTCACGAAGCCGTCGGCGGAGCGCACGCAACCGGCCGCGCCGGCCTTCGATCCGGATACGCACCTGCGCCCGCTGACCGACCGGATGGCCGCACTGCAGGCCGATGTGGACGGCTTGACGCGTACGGCCGATCGCGAGATGCGCCGCGTCAATCGCCTGCTGCTGGCGTTGGCCGTCGTCGTGCTGGCCGGACTCGTCGCGCTGGTGATGCAGACGCGGCAGATCGCGCACCTGAAGCAGGACGTCGCCACGAAGCAGCAGCGGATCGATCGCCTTGCGGCCGATCTGTCGACGCAGCAGGCAACGCTGATGACGCTCGAGGAGCATCACGAAGCGCTTCTGTCTCAGGTCGACCGGCTTCAGCGCAACGCGAACCGCGAAGCGGCCGTCGCGAAGCGCGCTCGCCGCACGCGTTAA
- a CDS encoding GNAT family N-acetyltransferase, with protein MLQMRPMTASEFHAYRTRAIDGYASDLVSSGQNAVEDAASRARACFDTLLPDGLRTSGQTLVVLIDGASGDAVGDLWYAIVPEGPNRTLFIYDLDIAPSRRRQGWATRTLEALDAEARRYGVTEIGLSVFNHNAAARALYRACGFAPITTTLIKPVISD; from the coding sequence ATGCTGCAGATGCGGCCGATGACGGCCAGCGAATTCCACGCGTACCGCACGCGAGCCATCGACGGCTACGCGAGCGATCTCGTTTCATCCGGACAAAATGCTGTCGAAGACGCGGCCAGCCGGGCGCGCGCCTGTTTCGACACGCTGCTGCCGGACGGCCTGCGTACCTCCGGCCAGACCCTCGTCGTGCTCATCGACGGCGCCAGCGGCGACGCGGTGGGCGACCTCTGGTACGCGATCGTGCCTGAAGGGCCGAACCGCACGCTGTTCATCTACGACCTCGACATCGCCCCGTCCCGGCGCCGCCAGGGTTGGGCCACGCGTACGCTCGAGGCGCTCGATGCCGAGGCACGCCGGTACGGCGTCACCGAGATCGGGCTGTCGGTGTTCAATCACAACGCGGCGGCCCGTGCGCTGTATCGTGCGTGCGGCTTCGCGCCGATCACGACGACCTTGATCAAGCCAGTCATTTCGGACTGA
- a CDS encoding heavy metal translocating P-type ATPase: MTESLASAALHTTELSIDGMHCGGCTGRVQQALAAVPGVVDAAVDLDTHTATVTAQETVGATQLVEAVDAAGYRAAVRDPLLEDATTPHAHPVEASPAPLAAAASTTRHPLPADSTTIELEIDGMTCASCVSRVEKALAKVPGVTRASVNLATERATVDAAANVSAAQLVDTVKQAGYGATPTVTEAGVAAFAPSSPAAPASIELEIDGMTCASCVSRVEKALAKVPGVTRASVNLATERATVDAAPDVTAVQLAEAVKQAGYGATPVAGAAIPPAASTASADLELDIGGMTCASCAGRVEKALAAVPGVARASVNLATERASVHGAGALDAATLIAAVTTAGYRASLSAASSAGATAGADAQPAGPAQDPDTRKHLEAIRERDLVIWSAVLSAPLVAPMLVAPFGIDLMLPGWLQLMLASIVQFGYGARFYRAAWHAVKARTGNMDLLVALGTSAAYGLSLWMLLRAPLHPGHLYFEASAVIVTLVRFGKWLESRAKRQTTDAIRALNALRPDRARVVEYGVERDVPLAQVRVGTHVSIRPGERVPVDGRIVSGRSHIDESLITGESLPVPKDDGDAVTAGSINGEGALVVETTAIGAETTLARIIRLVESAQAEKAPIQRLVDRVSEVFVPAILGIALLTLVGWLIAGAGTETAILNAVAVLVIACPCALGLATPAAIMAGTGVAARHGVLIKDAQALELAQRTTVIAFDKTGTLTEGKPSVTAFEAVDVPHDEALALAAAVQRQSDHPLARAVVAAHDADLAARGGAVPSPVAADARAVAGRGVEARVGGQLLALGSTRWRDELGIAAAPALDARAAELERAGNTISWLMRADAPRALLALIAFGDTVKPGARDAIAALSARGVASVLVTGDNRGSAAAVAASLGIGEVHAQVLPDDKARVVAELKRTHGGIVAMVGDGINDAPALAAADVGIAMATGTDVAMHTAGITLMRGDPALVADAIDISRRTYRKIQQNLFWAFVYNLVGVPLAALGLLNPVIAGAAMAFSSVSVVTNALLLRRWKGRAR, translated from the coding sequence ATGACTGAATCACTTGCCTCCGCAGCGCTGCATACGACCGAGCTGAGCATTGACGGCATGCATTGCGGCGGCTGTACGGGCCGCGTGCAACAGGCGCTGGCCGCGGTGCCGGGCGTCGTCGACGCGGCAGTTGACCTCGACACGCACACGGCGACGGTGACTGCGCAGGAAACGGTAGGAGCCACACAACTCGTCGAGGCGGTCGACGCAGCCGGCTACCGCGCCGCCGTGCGCGACCCGCTGCTCGAAGACGCCACGACGCCGCATGCCCATCCTGTCGAAGCATCGCCCGCACCGCTGGCCGCAGCCGCTTCCACGACCCGCCACCCGCTTCCGGCCGACAGCACCACCATCGAACTCGAGATCGACGGGATGACCTGTGCATCGTGCGTGTCGCGCGTCGAAAAAGCGCTGGCGAAGGTGCCGGGTGTCACGCGCGCGTCGGTCAATCTCGCGACCGAGCGCGCCACCGTCGATGCCGCGGCGAACGTTTCCGCCGCGCAGCTGGTGGACACCGTGAAGCAGGCCGGCTACGGCGCGACGCCGACGGTAACGGAGGCCGGCGTCGCCGCGTTCGCGCCTTCGTCGCCTGCCGCGCCCGCCAGCATCGAACTCGAGATCGACGGGATGACGTGCGCGTCCTGCGTATCGCGTGTCGAAAAGGCGCTGGCGAAGGTGCCGGGCGTCACGCGCGCGTCGGTCAATCTCGCGACCGAACGGGCTACCGTCGACGCCGCGCCCGATGTGACCGCCGTACAACTCGCCGAAGCCGTGAAACAAGCCGGCTATGGCGCGACGCCGGTGGCCGGCGCCGCGATCCCGCCGGCAGCCTCCACCGCCTCCGCCGATCTCGAACTCGACATCGGCGGAATGACCTGCGCATCCTGCGCCGGCCGCGTCGAAAAGGCGCTGGCCGCCGTGCCGGGCGTCGCGCGCGCTTCCGTCAACCTCGCAACCGAGCGTGCGTCGGTGCACGGCGCCGGCGCGCTCGACGCCGCCACGCTGATCGCGGCCGTCACCACGGCCGGCTACCGCGCGTCGCTCTCCGCCGCATCATCAGCCGGCGCCACCGCCGGGGCTGACGCGCAACCGGCCGGCCCCGCGCAAGACCCGGACACCCGCAAGCACCTCGAAGCGATTCGCGAACGCGATCTCGTGATCTGGTCCGCCGTGCTGAGCGCGCCCCTTGTCGCACCGATGCTCGTCGCGCCGTTCGGCATCGACCTGATGCTGCCCGGCTGGCTCCAGCTCATGCTCGCGTCGATCGTCCAGTTCGGCTACGGCGCGCGCTTCTATCGTGCGGCCTGGCATGCGGTGAAGGCGCGCACCGGCAACATGGACCTGCTCGTCGCGCTCGGCACGTCGGCCGCGTACGGGCTGAGCCTGTGGATGCTGCTGCGCGCCCCCCTGCATCCCGGCCACCTGTATTTCGAGGCGTCGGCCGTCATCGTCACGCTGGTGCGCTTCGGCAAGTGGCTCGAGTCGCGCGCGAAGCGCCAGACCACCGACGCGATCCGCGCGCTGAACGCGCTGCGTCCCGACCGCGCGCGCGTCGTCGAGTACGGCGTCGAGCGCGACGTGCCGCTGGCGCAGGTACGCGTCGGCACCCACGTCAGCATCCGTCCCGGCGAGCGCGTGCCGGTCGACGGCCGGATCGTGTCGGGCCGCTCGCACATCGACGAATCGCTGATCACCGGCGAAAGCCTGCCCGTGCCGAAGGACGACGGCGACGCCGTCACGGCCGGCTCGATCAACGGCGAAGGCGCGCTCGTCGTCGAAACCACCGCGATCGGCGCGGAGACGACGCTCGCACGCATCATCCGCCTCGTCGAATCCGCGCAGGCCGAGAAGGCGCCGATCCAGCGGCTCGTCGATCGCGTGAGCGAGGTGTTCGTGCCGGCGATCCTCGGCATTGCCTTGCTGACGCTGGTCGGCTGGCTGATCGCCGGCGCCGGCACCGAAACCGCGATCCTCAACGCGGTCGCGGTGCTCGTCATCGCGTGCCCGTGCGCGCTCGGCCTCGCGACGCCCGCCGCGATCATGGCCGGCACGGGCGTCGCGGCCCGGCACGGCGTGCTGATCAAGGATGCGCAGGCGCTCGAACTCGCGCAGCGCACGACCGTGATCGCGTTCGACAAGACCGGCACGCTGACCGAAGGCAAGCCATCCGTGACCGCGTTCGAAGCGGTCGACGTGCCGCATGACGAAGCGCTCGCGCTCGCGGCGGCGGTGCAGCGCCAGAGCGACCATCCGCTCGCGCGCGCCGTGGTCGCCGCGCACGATGCCGACCTGGCCGCACGCGGCGGTGCGGTACCGTCGCCCGTCGCCGCCGATGCCCGTGCGGTGGCCGGACGCGGCGTGGAAGCGCGCGTCGGCGGACAGTTGCTCGCGCTCGGCAGCACGCGCTGGCGCGACGAGCTCGGCATCGCGGCGGCGCCCGCGCTCGACGCACGCGCGGCGGAGCTCGAGCGCGCGGGCAACACGATCTCGTGGCTGATGCGCGCCGACGCGCCGCGCGCGTTGCTCGCGCTGATCGCTTTCGGCGACACCGTGAAGCCGGGCGCCCGCGACGCGATCGCGGCGCTGTCGGCGCGCGGCGTCGCGAGCGTACTCGTGACGGGCGACAACCGCGGCAGCGCGGCCGCCGTCGCGGCGTCGCTCGGGATCGGCGAGGTGCATGCGCAGGTGCTGCCCGACGACAAGGCGCGTGTCGTCGCCGAGCTGAAGCGCACGCACGGCGGGATCGTCGCGATGGTCGGCGACGGGATCAACGATGCCCCCGCGCTCGCAGCGGCCGACGTCGGTATCGCGATGGCGACCGGCACCGACGTCGCGATGCATACGGCCGGCATCACGCTGATGCGCGGCGACCCGGCGCTCGTCGCCGACGCGATCGACATCTCCCGACGCACGTACCGGAAGATCCAGCAGAACCTGTTCTGGGCGTTCGTCTACAACCTGGTCGGCGTGCCGCTCGCGGCGCTCGGCTTGCTGAACCCGGTGATCGCAGGCGCGGCGATGGCGTTTTCGAGCGTCAGCGTCGTGACCAACGCGTTGCTGTTGCGGAGATGGAAGGGGCGCGCGCGGTGA
- a CDS encoding type II toxin-antitoxin system HicB family antitoxin, producing MTQDHFTYRVTWSPEDGEHVGLCAEFPSLSWLAATPEGALAGIRRLVADVVRDMTANGEKVPEPIADRTYSGEFKVRIPPQAHRALVIQAAEQGVSLNRLASAKLCA from the coding sequence ATGACTCAAGACCACTTTACGTACCGCGTAACGTGGTCCCCGGAGGACGGGGAGCACGTCGGCCTGTGCGCGGAGTTCCCGTCACTTTCGTGGCTCGCCGCGACGCCGGAAGGCGCGCTCGCCGGCATCCGCCGGCTCGTTGCCGATGTCGTGCGCGACATGACCGCGAACGGCGAAAAGGTGCCCGAACCGATCGCCGACCGAACCTATAGCGGTGAATTCAAGGTCCGCATCCCGCCGCAGGCTCACCGCGCGCTGGTGATCCAGGCCGCCGAACAAGGCGTCAGCCTGAACCGTCTCGCCAGCGCCAAGCTCTGCGCGTAG
- a CDS encoding toxin HicA, whose protein sequence is MVSLLTPFSMASDWKILEQMRREPANVRFGDLFKVCEAHFGQARQSGSSHAIFKTPWQGDPRVNIQNDRGKAKAYQVRQVLDAIDRLKEQKS, encoded by the coding sequence ATGGTGTCACTATTGACACCATTCAGCATGGCAAGCGATTGGAAGATCCTCGAACAAATGAGGCGCGAGCCCGCGAATGTGCGATTCGGCGATCTGTTCAAGGTCTGCGAGGCACACTTCGGCCAGGCCCGCCAATCCGGTTCGAGCCACGCCATTTTCAAGACACCGTGGCAAGGCGATCCTCGAGTGAATATCCAGAACGATCGCGGGAAAGCCAAGGCCTATCAGGTGCGGCAGGTTCTCGACGCGATCGACCGACTGAAGGAACAGAAATCATGA
- a CDS encoding DUF1254 domain-containing protein encodes MIENQQESVSLRRACASLAIMALLAGCASQPDAIQRKTGWMRAEVADSYVYAYPLVLMDVAKEAATGGDGAQPGQAPLNTLRHAQALPPVGAVNPPLPGVDTLDSTGWLDVATEPVIVTLPDTRGRYWDARALDMWTNVLWSSSSVAARGARGGARSQTIAFAAKDWQGTLPKGAVRIDVPSANAWLEVRLQTSGGRDLTNVKKLQRAIRVVPLSVYTGAARGASVAVHAGSAPSEAVGGGTPAEQVAALDPKAFFTRFAQALQDNPAPADDAHAQELLGDIGVSAGYPVLWTGDRLAAATAGVAEARARLSTPPSNLLNANGWSWIGDTAGKYGQDYTLRAYAAYTQFGTATRDDETLAVVRVDSDGHPLNGANRYVLHFAPGALPPVRAFWTLTPYSTNGALPDVGSARRSLGDRDRLRRNHDGSIDIVVSASPGGTHAANWLPAPRADFALALRLYAPKPQASDGSWMPPVIVRK; translated from the coding sequence ATGATTGAAAACCAGCAGGAATCAGTTTCTCTGCGGCGCGCGTGCGCGTCGCTCGCCATCATGGCGTTGCTAGCGGGGTGCGCGTCGCAACCGGACGCAATCCAGCGGAAAACCGGCTGGATGCGCGCGGAAGTCGCCGACTCCTATGTCTACGCGTATCCGCTCGTGCTGATGGACGTCGCGAAGGAAGCGGCGACGGGCGGCGACGGCGCGCAACCGGGGCAGGCGCCGCTCAACACGCTGCGCCATGCGCAGGCGCTGCCGCCCGTCGGCGCGGTCAATCCGCCGCTGCCGGGCGTCGACACGCTCGACTCGACCGGCTGGCTCGACGTCGCGACCGAACCCGTGATCGTCACGTTGCCCGATACGCGCGGCCGCTACTGGGATGCGCGCGCACTCGACATGTGGACGAACGTGCTGTGGTCGTCGTCGAGCGTGGCCGCACGCGGGGCACGCGGCGGCGCGCGATCGCAAACGATTGCCTTCGCCGCGAAGGACTGGCAGGGCACGCTGCCGAAGGGCGCGGTCCGGATCGACGTGCCGTCGGCCAATGCGTGGCTCGAAGTCCGGCTGCAGACGAGCGGCGGGCGCGACCTGACGAACGTGAAGAAACTGCAGCGCGCGATCCGCGTGGTGCCGCTGTCCGTCTACACGGGCGCGGCGCGCGGCGCGTCGGTCGCGGTGCATGCGGGCAGCGCGCCGTCCGAAGCGGTGGGCGGCGGCACGCCGGCCGAGCAGGTGGCCGCACTCGATCCGAAGGCGTTCTTCACGCGCTTCGCGCAGGCGCTGCAGGACAACCCGGCGCCGGCCGACGATGCGCACGCACAGGAACTGCTCGGCGACATCGGCGTGTCGGCCGGCTACCCGGTGCTGTGGACGGGCGACCGCCTCGCGGCCGCGACGGCCGGCGTCGCCGAGGCGCGCGCGCGGCTCTCGACCCCGCCGTCGAACCTGCTGAACGCGAACGGCTGGAGCTGGATCGGCGATACGGCCGGCAAGTACGGCCAGGACTACACGCTGCGCGCGTACGCGGCCTACACGCAGTTCGGCACCGCGACGCGCGACGACGAAACGCTCGCGGTCGTCCGCGTCGACAGCGACGGGCATCCGCTGAACGGCGCGAACCGCTACGTGCTGCATTTCGCGCCGGGCGCGCTGCCGCCGGTGCGCGCGTTCTGGACGCTGACACCCTATTCGACCAACGGCGCGCTGCCCGACGTCGGGTCGGCACGTCGCTCGCTCGGCGATCGCGACCGGTTGCGCCGCAACCACGACGGCTCGATCGACATCGTCGTGTCGGCGTCGCCGGGCGGCACGCATGCGGCCAACTGGCTGCCGGCGCCGCGCGCCGATTTCGCACTCGCATTGCGCCTGTACGCGCCGAAGCCGCAGGCGAGCGACGGGTCGTGGATGCCGCCCGTCATCGTCCGGAAATGA